CGCCGTTGCCCGCACACTCCAGCAGGGGGGCACGGTAGAGCCGGTTCGGAACGGTCACGTCGCCGATCCGGAGGGGGTCGGAGAGCCGGACCATAGGGGAGGTAGGGACGGCCGGCGCAAAACCCTACTCCCCGTCACCGCCGAGGATGCGGTGCCGGAAGCGATAGAGGAGACCCCCGGCCACCGCGATGGGCGAGAGGAAGACGAGGAGGTAGGGGGCGGCGTAGGCGACGCCGACGACGACTGCCCGGAGGACGACGCCGACGCCGTGGACGGAGTCGAGGAAGGCGGCGAGGACGGGCGTGTCGTACCACTGGTCGGGCGCGGGGCGGTCCGGACGGGGTTCGCGCATCTCGACGGTGATGGTCGAGTAGGCGACCCGACGCTCGAGGCTCTGGAGGCGCGCCTCCGTCCGTTCGATTTCAGTCTGGACCTCGGAGAGGCGGCGCTCCACCGCGAGGACGTCCTCGGTGTCGTTGGCGCGCTGGTACAGTTCGCGGAGGCGCTCGCGCTCCGCACGGAGGTTCTCCAGACGCGCCTGCAGGTCGACCACCTGTTCGGTCACGTCCTGCGTCGAAGTGCTCGATTCGACCACGCGGCCCTCGCTCTCGACGGCGGTCATCGTCCCGGAGAAGTTCTCGGCGGGGACCCGGAGGACGACCCGACCGGAGGTCCACGACTCCTCGCCGCTGTCGTGGACCCGTTGGGTCGAGTCGCTGACGTAGCCGCCGCGGGCCTCGACGGCCGCGGTCAGGTTCGCCCGCGCCGCCTCGAAGTTCTCGACGCGGAGCTGTACCTCGCCGGTGCGGATGATCGACCGGCCGGCCGCGAGCGATCCGTCGGTTTGGCCGCTCGTGCCGCCGTCGCCGCCATCGCCTTGGGCGCCCGCGTCGCCGCCGTCCGCCGCCCGCTCGGCTTCCACGTTCGCCTCCGCGACTGTCGCGGCGTCGCCGCCGCCTCCTTGCGCGCTGCCGGCCGAGCCACCACAGCCGGCGAGCAGGACCAACAGCACGAGCACCACGGTGATCGACCGACTTCGGTTCATGGGTCGACTTACTCCAGGGCGGCCCTAAACCCCACTCAAAACACAAACGACCGTTTGACCGATTCCACAGCTACCGGTCCCTCGGTAGCACTACATATATTATATGCGTTATTTTTATCTCGACACGACGAGTGGGCGAGGTATGATACCCGATCACGCGACCGCCGAACCCTCGTCCGGAATTCGGAGCTGTTCCGAGCGGCGGGACGACGCCGCGACCGGGTCGACGCCGCCGACTGATCGACGCCGACCCACGAGTAGCGTGGTCGAATGACTGCTCGGATCGACGCGGCGCTCGACGCCGTCGCCGAGGAGCGGGCGACGGTTCGCGACGAGTACGAGGCGCTCGAGGCGTTCGACCGGCGGGTCGCCGACCTCTCGACGGTGACCGTCTCGACCGGGCCGCCCCTCGTCACCGATCCCCGACCGTCCGGGCAGTCACTGGAGCGCGTCCGGACGGCCTACGCGGAGACGGTGATGAGCACCTCCCACTACGAGACGGAGTACGGCGACACCGTCGCCGAGAGCCTCGCCGCCGAGTTCGGCGACGACCTCGCGGCGGCGCTGCTCGGCGGCACGGCGCTGACGCCGGAGTTGCGCGACGCCGTCCGGGCGGCGACCGACGCGGCCCGGCGCGAACGCGAGGAGTTCCTCGACGTGCTGGACCGCGAAGCCGACTCGCTGTCGACGGCAGCCGACGACATCGCCGACGTGACGGCGGCGTTCGAATCACTCGACGACCGCCCGGTCCCGGCCCGGAGCTTCGACGACCTGCACGATCGGTGGGCGACGATCCGGGAGTTACAGGCGCGGGTCGACGGCATCGGGCTGTGCCGCCAGGAGACGATTCGTGGCCACCGGACCCACCTGCCCGGCGTCCCGACCGACCTGTCCGAGTATCTCTATGCCGACCTCTCGTCGTCGTACCCCGCCCTCGCCTCGGTGGCCGACCTCGGCGAGCGACTCGACCGCGCCCGTGACCGGGTCGAGCACGCACTCGCGGAATCCGTCTAGGAAACGTTGAGGTGACCGCCGGCCTCACGGTGTCGCATGGACCCCGAAGACCTCCGGGCGGCGATTCCGGTCTGTGACCGCGGCGTCTACTTCAACACCGGCGCGTCCGGTCCGGCTCCCCGGCACGTCGTCGAGGCGGCGACCGAGTTCCTCGAACACCACGAGTACGCCTCTCCGGTCGAGGAAGGCGCGTACCCCGCCGCCTTCGAGACGTTCGACGAGACCCGCGAGGCCGTCGCGGACTTCCTCGGCGCCGACCCGCAGGAAATCGCCCTGACCGACAGCACGGCCGACGGCATCGCCCGAGTCGCCGCCGCAATCGACTGGGAGCCCGGCGACGTCGTCGTCCGGACCGACCTCGAACACTCCGCGGGCGTGATCCCGTGGTGGAACCTCCGCGAGCAGGGCGTCGAGGTGGAGGTACTCGACACCGAAGCCGGACGGCTCGACCTCGACGCCCTCACCGACGCCGTCTCGGACCCGGACGCGCGCCTGCTCTGTTGTAACTCCATCACCTGGAACTACGGCACGCAACTCCCCATCTCGACGGTCGTCGACATCGCCCACGAACACGATACGCTCGTACTCGTCGACGCGGTGCAGTCGCCGGGACAGGTTCCCGTCGACGTTCACGAGTGGGGCGCCGACTTCGTCGCCGCCGCGGGCCACAAGTGGCTGCTCGGGCCGTGGGGCGCCGGCTTCCTCTACGTCGACCGCGAGGTGGCCGACGGGTTGACGCCGGGTGTCGTGGGCTATCGGAGCGTCACGGACACCGGTGCCGACGACCTGGAGCTCAAACCCGGTGCCCCACGGCTGGAGGTCGGGACCACCTCGCCGGCGCCCTACCGTGGCCTGATCGCCGCCATCGACACCGTCGAGGCGCTCGGCTACGACACCATCACCGGCCGGATCGAACGCCTGACCGACCGCCTGAAGGCGGGGCTGGGTGACCGGCTCCTGAGCCCCCGGGAGTACGAGTCGGGGCTGGTCACCTTCGCGGCCGACGACCCCGAGGCGCTGGTCGAGCGCCTCGCCGACCGGGGAATCCACGTCCGCTCGCTCCCGTATCCCGACGCGGTGCGGGCGTCGGTCCACGTCTTCAACACCCCCGGGGACGTGGACGCGTTGCTCGACGCGCTGTGACGGCTGTGACGCGACTTGCCACCGCCGCGCCCGGCACCTATTTGAATCGCCGACTGGAAGCCGTTGGCATGTTCGACCGTCGCGGTGGAGGGGTGCGATGAACCGCCTCCACCCACGGGTACGTGTCGTCTGGGGCGCGCAGGCCGCCGTCACGGCCGTCGTCGTCGGCCTCGTCGTCTTCGCGGTGAGCCGGTTTGCCCTCGCCCTGCCGGTGTGGGCGCCTGTCGCCGCCTTCGCCGTCTTCCTCGTCGGCGGCGTCGGCCTCGCGCTCGCCCGCTATCGCGTCTGGCGGTACGAGGTCCGTGACGACGCCCTCTATCTCGAACGTGGCGTCTTCACCCGCGTGCGGACCGTCGTTCCCTTCGTCCGCATCCAGCACGTCGACTCCTCGCGCGGCCCGGTGGAGCGACTCGCCGGCCTCGCCAGCACGGTCGTCTACACCGCCGGCTCTCGCGGCGCGGACGTGACGGTGCCGGGGCTGACCCCCGACGGCGCCGACGGCCTGCGCGAACGGCTGAAACGACTCGCCATCCGCGCCGAGGGCGAGGACGCCGTATGACGAGTACGGTCGGCCGCCGTCCCCGGCGGTTCG
This window of the Haloplanus rubicundus genome carries:
- a CDS encoding PH domain-containing protein — protein: MNRLHPRVRVVWGAQAAVTAVVVGLVVFAVSRFALALPVWAPVAAFAVFLVGGVGLALARYRVWRYEVRDDALYLERGVFTRVRTVVPFVRIQHVDSSRGPVERLAGLASTVVYTAGSRGADVTVPGLTPDGADGLRERLKRLAIRAEGEDAV
- a CDS encoding aminotransferase class V-fold PLP-dependent enzyme, with the protein product MDPEDLRAAIPVCDRGVYFNTGASGPAPRHVVEAATEFLEHHEYASPVEEGAYPAAFETFDETREAVADFLGADPQEIALTDSTADGIARVAAAIDWEPGDVVVRTDLEHSAGVIPWWNLREQGVEVEVLDTEAGRLDLDALTDAVSDPDARLLCCNSITWNYGTQLPISTVVDIAHEHDTLVLVDAVQSPGQVPVDVHEWGADFVAAAGHKWLLGPWGAGFLYVDREVADGLTPGVVGYRSVTDTGADDLELKPGAPRLEVGTTSPAPYRGLIAAIDTVEALGYDTITGRIERLTDRLKAGLGDRLLSPREYESGLVTFAADDPEALVERLADRGIHVRSLPYPDAVRASVHVFNTPGDVDALLDAL
- a CDS encoding DUF7260 family protein produces the protein MTARIDAALDAVAEERATVRDEYEALEAFDRRVADLSTVTVSTGPPLVTDPRPSGQSLERVRTAYAETVMSTSHYETEYGDTVAESLAAEFGDDLAAALLGGTALTPELRDAVRAATDAARREREEFLDVLDREADSLSTAADDIADVTAAFESLDDRPVPARSFDDLHDRWATIRELQARVDGIGLCRQETIRGHRTHLPGVPTDLSEYLYADLSSSYPALASVADLGERLDRARDRVEHALAESV
- a CDS encoding DUF4349 domain-containing protein, coding for MNRSRSITVVLVLLVLLAGCGGSAGSAQGGGGDAATVAEANVEAERAADGGDAGAQGDGGDGGTSGQTDGSLAAGRSIIRTGEVQLRVENFEAARANLTAAVEARGGYVSDSTQRVHDSGEESWTSGRVVLRVPAENFSGTMTAVESEGRVVESSTSTQDVTEQVVDLQARLENLRAERERLRELYQRANDTEDVLAVERRLSEVQTEIERTEARLQSLERRVAYSTITVEMREPRPDRPAPDQWYDTPVLAAFLDSVHGVGVVLRAVVVGVAYAAPYLLVFLSPIAVAGGLLYRFRHRILGGDGE